One window from the genome of Drosophila albomicans strain 15112-1751.03 chromosome 2L, ASM965048v2, whole genome shotgun sequence encodes:
- the LOC127565134 gene encoding protein phosphatase 1 regulatory subunit 14B: MQCGLEQMNDCERSPNRTNLRVNFNEKGAEVKERREKFLTAKYGSHQMSLIRKRLAVEMWLYDELQKLFDPPSEAIDVDIDEILDMDTDDIRRSHLIRLLSVCKRPQSDISKFISDLLDRAKTL, encoded by the exons atgcagtGCGGCCTGGAGCAAATGAATGATTGTGAACGCTCACCAAATCGAACAAATCTGCGCGTCAATTTCAATGAGAAGGGCGCGGAGGTGAAGGAGCGCAGAGAGAAGTTCCTCACAGCCAAATATGGTTCACATCAGATGAGCTTGATCAGGAAGCGACTGGCTGTCGAGATGTGGCTATACGATGAGCTGCAGAAGCTCTTTGATCCACCG AGCGAGGCCATCGATGTGGATATTGATGAGATTCTCGATATGGACACAGATGACATAAGAAGATCTCATCTTATT AGATTACTGTCAGTGTGCAAACGCCCGCAATCGGACATATCGAAATTTATTAGTGATCTTTTGGATCGGGCAAAAACGCTGTAA
- the LOC127565125 gene encoding nonsense-mediated mRNA decay factor SMG8, translated as MNYRKYYTWQYPETPEDVAPLLAELKESLVIVGVIGRSKCTQANKMCAFDMEPDVPTSPSDGQIQCYYKPGTNTLLLHFQTTHDEAVMTKLLLQQTSLQFDSFYEQMRCRFVRSMLLALHICHILVYVETSPTFDTSLVTIFQLLKFVWEQQVQEFLPQLLGDDMMGERGRLCAPRMLFLFENYPADEEQTREAISAYEFRTEDSIYELLRQHNIITNNPNSSLLALPNNKQFVFFNAYEQLRPDHLLCAIEQLQQTMLKPDAKEEEEDLEILALAPFEGFVKPYGEFYEAKESEEQLYREQHTIWQFLQRHVQDALDGCFDRGSFKQLSPFTAQCVLMNYENWHKESTSLHQLLLQNAQVEGYSSSNVSYQCYLSSLEKCLNYERKFWSQLSELGLKKGISCYKHAAPAIYGNSMHQQLLADAKLVLEDEGRGPYTEAALLKLGEVCAKFWQDGRQQCEQLSLRGNPCTQPKELPHEKHCSGVVHISSCNCGRTQGRREDPFTLRQANYEYYEHMASMCNLCVKVKKFQFPIFAPSSSEYRAAAFEAAFPSLLQSKGRDEPAATAEEQLQSELNSQQVEEDERKQQQQLEAEEEEKPQHSLNNGCSQPLSATYGSDLNMSIAGFGDSLREGEVEDSTEISSQMCSSLGTQSSTHSSQSNSSGSELVLQLKHDTVIDECCESQAESTEPPAQLNELASTTEYLPGLVHISSGCELLPLFPSWSLACVGPSSIYSHNTGLQEHFQSGFLSGANFLLPWDVHVRLVQPHKQPQQSQQHSTQQQQQLNHKKSQRYRKQGDRVALKIFVGFEYECSRGHRFMMCSPDRVLRGGADIERDTCIKVVNNNMPLYFPCPCRGQSTFLAQLMRIHVVTPKAPVNIILDPKVLVGKYTFTLGCNILPRLSQSAYWILRLPNVYQGDDMLIAPPQKLETDEIMSGGCLLAGMFGIAETDAADGNEAGQLSGLTFTRL; from the exons ATGAATTATCGCAAATATTACACCTGGCAGTATCCGGAAACTCCCGAGGATGTAGC GCCGCTGCTCGCTGAGCTCAAGGAATCGCTGGTAATCGTTGGCGTCATTGGGCGCTCCAAATGCACGCAGGCCAACAAAATGTGCGCCTTTGACATGGAACCCGATGTGCCGACGTCCCCCTCAGATGGCCAAATACAATGTTACTACAAACCCGGCACCAatacgctgctgctgcattttcaGACCACCCACGATGAAGCTGTAATGACgaagctgctgctccagcagACTTCACTGCAGTTCGATAGCTTTTACGAGCAGATGCGTTGTCGATTCGTGCGTTCTATGCTGCTGGCGCTGCACATTTGCCACATACTAGTCTACGTAGAGACGTCACCCACTTTTGATACATCCTTGGTTACCATTTTTCAGCTCTTGAAGTTTGTGTGGGAGCAGCAAGTTCAAGAGTTTTTGCCACAGCTGCTCGGCGACGATATGATGGGTGAACGTGGACGTCTGTGCGCGCCACGTATGTTGTTCCTATTCGAGAATTATCCAGCCGATGAGGAACAGACCCGTGAAGCCATCTCAGCTTATGAATTTCGCACCGAAGATAGCATATATGAGTTGCTCCGACAGCACAACATTATCACCAATAATCCAAACAGTTCGCTACTGGCGTtgcccaacaacaaacagtttGTGTTCTTCAATGCATACGAGCAACTGCGACCGGATCATCTGCTATGCGCCATtgaacaactgcagcaaactATGTTGAAGCCCGATGCCAAAGAGGAGGAAGAAGACTTGGAAATTCTCGCTTTAGCGCCCTTTGAAGGGTTTGTTAAACCTTACGGCGAATTCTATGAAGCCAAAGAATCTGAGGAGCAGTTGTATCGAGAGCAGCATACTATTTGGCAATTTCTGCAACGTCATGTACAGGATGCACTCGACGGCTGCTTCGATCGGGGCAGCTTCAAGCAGCTGTCACCGTTTACAGCACAATGTGTACTAATGAACTATGAGAATTGGCACAAGGAATCGACCAGTTTGCATCAGCTGCTACTGCAGAATGCCCAAGTCGAAGGTTACAGCAGCAGTAACGTGTCATAT CAATGCTATTTGAGCAGCCTGGAAAAGTGTTTAAACTACGAAAGAAA ATTTTGGTCCCAGCTAAGCGAGCTGGGTTTGAAGAAGGGCATCTCTTGTTATAAACATGCAGCGCCTGCCATTTATGGCAACTCCATGCATCAGCAACTGCTCGCAGATGCCAAGCTTGTGCTGGAGGACGAAGGACGCGGTCCTTATACGGAGGCAGCGCTGCTCAAACTAGGCGAGGTGTGTGCCAAGTTTTGGCAGGATGGTCGCCAGCAATGCGAGCAGCTTAGTCTGCGTGGCAATCCCTGCACACAGCCCAAAGAGCTGCCACATGAGAAACATTGCAGCGGCGTTGTCCACATTTCAAGTTGCAACTGTGGACGCACGCAAGGCAGACGCGAGGATCCGTTTACGCTGCGCCAAGCGAACTACGAGTACTACGAACACATGGCCAGCATGTGTAATCTGTGTGTGAAGGTGAAAAAGTTCCAGTTCCCTATATTTGCGCCATCGAGCAGCGAATATAGAGCAGCGGCCTTTGAGGCGGCATTTCCATCTCTGCTGCAAAGCAAAGGCAGGGATGAGCCAGCAGCTACTGCAGAGGAGCAGCTGCAAAGCGAGCTCAACTCGCAACAAGTGGAAGAGGATGaacgaaagcagcagcagcaactggaagcagaagaggaagagaagcCACAGCATTCGCTTAACAATGGCTGCTCGCAACCTTTATCTGCCACCTACGGCTCCGACTTGAACATGTCGATTGCGGGCTTTGGTGACTCGTTGCGCGAGGGCGAAGTGGAGGACTCCACGGAGATTAGCTCGCAGATGTGTAGCAGCCTGGGCACCCAGAGCAGCACGCACAGCAGTCAGAGCAATTCCAGTGGCAGTGAGCTTGTGCTGCAGCTAAAACACGACACCGTCATAGATGAGTGTTGTGAATCACAAGCGGAGTCAACGGAGCCGCCAGCTCAGCTCAATGAACTGGCGTCCACCACGGAGTATTTGCCTGGCTTGGTGCACATCTCGAGTGGTTGCGAACTGCTGCCCTTGTTTCCCAGCTGGTCGTTGGCTTGCGTTGGACCCAGTTCCATTTATAGTCACAACACCGGATTGCAGGAGCATTTCCAAAGTGGTTTTCTATCGGGTGCCAACTTTCTGCTCCCCTGGGATGTTCATGTGCGTCTCGTGCAACCGCAcaagcagccacagcaatcgcagcagcactcaacacaacaacaacagcaactcaatCACAAGAAGTCGCAGCGCTATCGCAAACAGGGCGATCGAGTGGCACTAAAGATCTTTGTGGGCTTCGAGTATGAGTGTTCCCGTGGACATCGGTTTATGATGTGCAGTCCGGATCGTGTGTTGCGCGGTGGTGCCGACATTGAACGCGACACCTGCATCAAGGTGGTGAACAACAATATGCCATTGTACTTCCCCTGTCCGTGTCGCGGTCAAAGCACTTTTCTGGCCCAACTGATGCGCATTCATGTAGTGACGCCCAAGGCGCCAGTTAACATCATTCTGGATCCCAAGGTGCTGGTGGGCAAGTATACCTTTACCCTGGGATGCAATATCTTGCCGCGTCTGTCGCAGAGCGCCTATTGGATCTTGAGATTGCCGAATGTGTATCAGGGCGATGATATGCTCATTGCTCCACCCCAAAAACTGGAGACTGATGAGATTATGTCGGGTGGTTGTCTGCTTGCTGGCATGTTTGGCATCGCCGAAACGGATGCAGCGGATGGCAACGAGGCAGGACAACTCTCGGGGCTAACTTTCACCAGACTTTAA
- the LOC127565127 gene encoding zinc finger protein 34, whose protein sequence is MAVQLKNAYHHLPLTITPILCQPLLTPAPTPQPPKAEPPDLTFHCMCCSEYFVHPLSLYQHMNSKHPNDTVQQQDVREGPHLEQRQRLAAEQAAEDDTTDYSWIFEPLCELEVAAEASQPGAESPESEEEAEGEDEEQQSDADENDNENDGNDSDSSSSSSNSSSTNSTTESSSNSNSSSAPGSNSNSNTQQSLIQEQQNRLQEQHSRLQEQQRSHQEAQSRLQEQQSRLQAPQGRPLAQNLLQEQQNYLQEQHSRLQEQSRQQQLQSRLQEHSFPQELHPLRGLLPGSHPNEYQLQTADPRESTSIILLQPSSSLSITPVPVAAPANLAMPSLVAAPPSALTLPIKRRRGRRSKANVLGDAHSASAVAAQLGANGQKCFQCTHCEASFLNAGDLSKHVRSHISNKPFQCSICQKTFTHIGSLNTHIRIHSGEKPYKCELCPKAFTQSSSLMVHMRSHAVRKPHQCLQCDKGFINYSSLLLHQKSHSAPVESFVCPECEREFKAEALLDEHMRMHTQELVYQCAICRQAFRASSELVQHMKCHMGEKPFTCSICDRSFTQSGSLNIHMRIHTGEKPFQCKLCDKCFTQASSLSVHMKIHAGEKPFPCHICGKAYSQQAYLNKHIQAHAMDALPNPNPPTAMQQHQQQLPMNNVMQTPRETLVCIVCGALHADATALALHVTREHTALLDNMKQATLPLAPNAQSKCSLVERQAQQQAYMQRVQSMLQQMNQQQQQLPAMDSAGEDEEELDEEDELDGDDEEEDEEDEVQQQSNAAAQQMVNDEVEDDDDGEEEEEAEDDDEDDEEEDDDVVQQLVTDADMYYDDMPEDFADMEVGCEEEVCGDFIEHDDFAVEEEIYSEDV, encoded by the coding sequence ATGGCCGTGCAGCTGAAGAATGCCTATCACCATCTGCCGCTCACCATAACGCCCATACTCTGCCAGCCGCTGCTGACGCCAGCACCGACGCCGCAGCCACCGAAAGCAGAGCCACCAGATTTAACGTTTCATTGCATGTGCTGCTCGGAGTATTTTGTGCATCCACTGTCGCTGTATCAGCACATGAACAGTAAGCATCCCAATGATACAGTGCAGCAGCAGGATGTAAGGGAAGGACCACACCTAGAGCAGCGACAACGTTTGGCTGCTGAGCAGGCGGCCGAGGATGATACCACTGATTACAGCTGGATATTTGAGCCGCTGTGCGAACTGGAAGTGGCAGCAGAAGCATCGCAACCTGGCGCTGAATCTCCCGAAtcggaggaggaggcggaagGAGAGGACGAGGAGCAGCAAAGCGATGCGGATGAAAATGACAATGAGAACGATGGCAATGatagcgacagcagcagcagttccagcaacagcagcagcaccaacagcaccACCGAGAGTAGCtccaatagcaacagcagcagcgctcCCGGGAGCAATTCCAACTCGAATACGCAACAGAGTTTGATACAAGAGCAACAGAATCGCCTTCAAGAACAACATAGTCGCCTTCAAGAGCAACAGCGGAGTCATCAAGAGGCGCAGAGCCGTCTCCAAGAGCAGCAGAGTCGTCTACAGGCGCCACAAGGACGACCACTTGCTCAGAACCTGCTGCAGGAGCAGCAGAACTATCTACAGGAACAGCACAGTCGCCTTCAGGAGCAGagccgacagcagcagctacagagTCGCCTCCAAGAGCACAGCTTTCCACAGGAGTTGCATCCGCTGCGTGGTCTGCTGCCCGGTTCGCACCCCAACGAGTATCAGCTGCAGACAGCTGATCCCCGCGAGTCCACCTCCATCATACTGCTGCAACCGTCATCGTCGCTCAGCATTACGCCAGTTCCCGTTGCTGCTCCAGCTAACCTAGCCATGCCTTCCCTTGTTGCTGCTCCACCGTCTGCACTTACGCTGCCCATCAAGCGACGACGCGGACGTCGCAGCAAGGCCAACGTTCTAGGGGATGCACATAGCGCCTCCGCCGTGGCTGCTCAGCTCGGTGCCAATGGTCAAAAGTGCTTTCAGTGCACACATTGTGAGGCATCCTTTTTGAATGCCGGCGATCTTTCCAAGCACGTACGTTCCCACATCTCGAACAAACCGTTTCAATGCTCCATCTGCCAGAAGACATTCACACACATTGGCAgcctcaacacacacatacgcatccACAGCGGCGAGAAGCCCTACAAGTGCGAACTCTGCCCCAAGGCATTCACCCAGAGCAGCAGCCTAATGGTTCACATGCGTTCGCATGCGGTGCGCAAACCGCATCAGTGTCTGCAATGCGACAAAGGCTTCATCAACTACagctcgctgctgttgcatcaAAAATCCCACTCGGCGCCCGTTGAGAGCTTTGTTTGCCCCGAATGCGAGCGGGAGTTTAAGGCGGAGGCGCTGCTGGACGAACACATGCGCATGCATACCCAGGAGCTGGTGTATCAGTGTGCCATCTGTCGGCAAGCGTTCCGCGCCAGCTCGGAGCTGGTGCAACACATGAAATGCCACATGGGCGAGAAACCCTTCACCTGCTCCATTTGCGATCGCTCCTTCACACAGTCCGGCAGCTTGAATATCCATATGCGCATTCACACCGGCGAGAAGCCGTTCCAGTGCAAGCTGTGCGACAAGTGTTTCACTCAAGCCTCCAGTTTGAGTGTCCACATGAAGATTCATGCGGGCGAGAAGCCGTTTCCCTGTCACATTTGTGGCAAAGCCTACAGCCAGCAGGCGTATCTCAATAAGCACATTCAAGCCCATGCCATGGACGCCCTTCCTAATCCCAATCCTCCGACAGCtatgcagcagcatcaacaacagctgcCTATGAACAACGTGATGCAGACGCCACGGGAAACCTTGGTGTGCATTGTTTGTGGTGCTCTCCATGCGGATGCCACAGCGTTGGCGTTGCACGTGACACGTGAGCACACGGCGCTGTTAGACAACATGAAGCAAGCGACGTTGCCGCTGGCGCCGAATGCGCAGAGCAAGTGTAGTCTGGTGGAGCGACAAGCTCAACAGCAAGCCTATATGCAGCGTGTGCAGTCGATGTTGCAACAAAtgaatcaacagcaacaacagttgcctGCTATGGATTCGGCTGGGGAGGATGAAGAGGAGTTGGATGAGGAGGATGAGCTGGACGGCgacgacgaggaggaggatgaaGAGGATGAGGTCCAGCAGCAGTCCAAtgcagcagcgcagcaaatGGTCAATGATGAAGtcgaggatgatgatgatggggaagaggaggaagaagCGGAGGATGATGACGAAgatgatgaggaggaggatgatGATGTGGTTCAGCAGCTGGTCACGGATGCGGACATGTATTACGACGATATGCCTGAGGATTTTGCTGACATGGAAGTCGGTTGCGAGGAGGAGGTTTGCGGGGATTTCATTGAACACGACGACTTTGCAGTCGAGGAAGAGATCTACAGTGAGGACGTCTAG
- the LOC127565126 gene encoding nuclear pore complex protein Nup107 codes for MDSSYQARRGGLLRQPLNSTSHNQTHNLSITLLPEEQEMLRNTSVGALGLQSRLQRSTYNPLQDVSSLSGDTSQMLEDMDDADRGRSKVDALFTQFLEVLQAHNNDNETLDVVQQLAQACSQVVEQLELEMQRGVGGSQGAKQREQSIQWLKQEINTWRLLHALYYDRLLLQNDQQADEDMQDGPMLGGSEKEVIQQLYAINAPLREYQLVVDWLEKSYDQHQHQSMALQSHDRMMAWENTLFQLENMQGAAFGRRGDDICKQLDPDAPVREKQPLHALDMEDNARLSRAIFAAIRSGHIEDALKLCKHYGQTWRAAILEGWRLHEDPNYEQHGSSLSGGGHEKLPIEGNPRRDVWKRCAWLLADSKKYDEYTRATAGIFCGHLGALQTLLQGSWQDLLWAYIKVQIDIRVESEIRGCCLKRYQPMPDEYWNGKMTLEQIFDELHVAKDVGVRDYAQGQLGVIQQHLILDTCGELLQHMCRWLDKEQGQLQPHQLRFMAHIVLFMRQIGRIEQTAQQQLAERIIAAYVEALIQREQPTEIAYYSAGLSNKLQVQLYSKFLSQLENKRERELALDAALQAGLDVEQITRHTVETIRLASTPPTALGAPLAGEVSASDRRKIQSLEYLTHLMEQRGELVWQANAMMRHYLASQKLECVRLAFAMVPHDLINQLIKIYGSLDNLPAREECSLKEYLCYNVYLMGINSFNEWTRLQQTQPQPPQQSGQKLGQENFTERMNAEHKEQTYRSELARWQQKLKEQSKATTDALFNVLLFPEKGWLNDPFVSKPPENAASLQWEHRQLQLEKLRSICLPEVALLLHEVLLKSGDYAGCVRLADEIADERRQLYKVYTKHKLAELLAKIADASLLLLNNKLDPWGYPITA; via the exons ATGGACAGTTCATATCAGGCGCGACGAGGCGGCCTACTGCGGCAACCACTAAACAGCACCAGCCACAATCAGACACATAATCTATCAATAACACTGCTGCCCGAGGAACAAGAAATGCTGCGCAACACAAGTGTTGGAGCCCTAGGGCTCCAAAGCCGCCTGCAACGCAGCACGTATAACCCATTGCAAGATGTGAGCAGCCTGAGTGGCGACACCTCCCAAATGCTTGAAGACATGGATGATGCGGATCGTGGACGCAGCAAAGTCGATGCACTTTTCACCCAGTTTCTTGAAGTGCTCCAGGCgcataacaacgacaacgaaacgCTGGATGTGGTGCAACAGCTGGCCCAAGCTTGCAGCCAGGTCGTTGAGCAACTGGAGCTTGAAATGCAACGTGGTGTGGGCGGTAGTCAAGGTGCCAAGCAGCGGGAACAAAGCATTCAATGGTTAAAACAAGAAATCAACACTTGGCGTCTGCTTCATGCGCTCTACTATGATCGTCTGCTGCTACAAAACGATCAGCAAGCGGATGAGGATATGCAGGATGGTCCCATGCTGGGTGGCAGCGAGAAGGAAGTGATACAACAGCTATATGCCATAAATGCGCCTTTAAGGGAATATCAATTGGTTGTGGATTGGCTGGAGAAGAGCTAtgatcagcatcagcatcaatcGATGGCGCTGCAATCGCACGATCGCATGATGGCCTGGGAGAACACACTGTTCCAGCTGGAGAATATGCAAGGCGCTGCCTTTGGGCGCCGTGGTGATGATATCTGCAAGCAACTGGATCCCGATGCTCCGGTGCGAGAGAAGCAGCCACTACATGCCCTCGATATGGAGGATAATGCACGATTATCGCGGGCCATTTTCGCTGCCATACGCAGCGGACACATCGAAGATGCGCTGAAGCTTTGCAAGCATTATGGACAGACTTGGCGTGCTGCAATTCTGGAGGGTTGGCGACTGCACGAAGATCCCAACTATGAGCAGCATGGCAGCAGCTTAAGCGGTGGCGGCCACGAGAAGCTGCCCATTGAAGGCAATCCACGACGTGATGTGTGGAAACGTTGCGCCTGGTTGCTGGCGGATTCCAAGAAATACGATGAATATACACGCGCCACAGCGGGCATCTTTTGTGGACATCTGGGAGCATTGCAGACGCTGCTCCAGGGCAGCTGGCAGGATCTGTTATGGGCCTATATCAAGGTGCAGATAGATATACGTGTGGAGAGCGAGATTCGTGGTTGCTGCCTGAAGCGCTATCAACCCATGCCCGATGAATATTGGAATGGCAAGATGACGCTGGAGCAAATCTTTGATGAGCTGCATGTGGCCAAGGATGTCGGTGTTAGAGACTATGCGCAAGGACAACTAGGCGTCATACAACAGCATCTAATCTTGGATACTTGTGGCGAACTGTTGCAGCACATGTGTCGCTGGCTGGACAAGGAGCAGGGACAATTGCAGCCACATCAATTGAGGTTTATGGCGCACATTGTGCTCTTTATGCGGCAAATTGGACGCATCGAACAGACggcacaacagcagctggcggAACGCATCATTGCCGCCTATGTGGAGGCGTTGATACAACGCGAGCAGCCCACCGAGATTGCTTATTATTCCGCGGGTTTGTCCAACAAGCTGCAGGTGCAGTTGTACTCCAAATTCTTGTCGCAATTGGAAAATAAGCGTGAGCGAGAACTTGCGTTGGATGCCGCTTTGCAAGCGGGTTTGGATGTGGAGCAGATCACCAGGCACACGGTAGAAACTATACGCTTGGCAAGCACACCACCTACAGCATTAGGTGCGCCACTGGCTGGCGAAGTCTCGGCATCGGATCGTCGCAAGATTCAATCGCTTGAATACTTAACCCATCTGATGGAACAGCGTGGGGAACTCGTTTGGCAAGCGAATGCCATGATGCGTCACTATTTGGCCAGCCAAAAGCTGGAGTGTGTGCGTCTCGCCTTTGCCATGGTGCCACATGACCTCATCAACCAGCTGATCAAAATCTATGGTTCGCTCGACAATTTGCCGGCGCGTGAAGAATGCAGTCTCAAGGAGTATCTCTGCTACAATGTCTATTTGATGGGCATCAATAGCTTTAATGAGTGGACTCGTTTGCAGCAGACGCAGCCACAACCGCCGCAGCAATCCGGCCAGAAGTTGGGGCAGGAGAACTTTACGGAGCGCATGAATGCGGAGCACAAAGAGCAAACTTATCGCTCGGAGCTGGCACGCTGGCAGCAGAAACTCAAGGAGCAGTCAAAGg CCACAACGGATGCCTTGTTCAATGTGCTGCTATTTCCCGAGAAGGGTTGGCTCAACGATCCCTTCGTCTCCAAGCCGCCCGAGAATGCAGCCTCGCTGCAATGGGAGCATCGTCAACTGCAGCTAGAGAAGCTGCGCTCCATATGCCTGCCCGAAGTCGCATTGCTGCTTCACGAGGTGTTGCTGAAATCCGGTGACTATGCGGGTTGTGTGCGGCTGGCAGATGAGATAGCCGACGAACGGCGACAGCTTTATAAGGTGTACACCAAGCATAAGCTGGCCGAGTTGCTGGCCAAGATTGCCGATGcatcgttgctgctgctgaacaACAAACTGGATCCCTGGGGTTATCCCATAACAGCTTAA
- the LOC127565133 gene encoding protein dpy-30 homolog has product MEVKVEVESSTTPTNTTPTAEATKETSNAAAAANSAAQQATTSPAGSVAVSSAAATTTTSNTNANNSNAGGAAATTVSAASSTSAASGQAPPPAKKPNNAATAATTAAAASTASTTAPIVRSDPSALPTRQYLDQTVAPVLLHGLQTLARERPSDPIKFLAGYLLKHSNGSDDVQASNEATT; this is encoded by the coding sequence aTGGAGGTCAAGGTCGAGGTTGAGTCTTCAACGACGCCCACAAATACCACACCCACCGCGGAAGCCACCAAAGAAACCAGTAACGCCGCAGCCGCTGCCAACAGTGCTGcacaacaggcaacaacaagtcCGGCGGGAAGCGTCGCCGTTTCATCAGCAGCcgctactacaacaacaagcaataCCAATGCCAATAATAGCAATGCAGGAGGTGCTGCGGCCACTACAGTATCAGCAGCATCTAGCACATCAGCAGCCAGTGGACAAGCGCCGCCACCGGCAAAGAAACCAAACAATGcggccacagcagcaacaacagcagcagcagcatcgacagCATCAACGACAGCACCAATAGTACGCAGTGATCCCAGCGCATTGCCAACTCGCCAATATTTGGATCAAACAGTGGCACCAGTGCTGCTCCATGGCCTCCAGACGCTGGCTCGTGAACGACCCAGCGATCCCATTAAATTCCTGGCCGGGTATCTGCTGAAGCACAGCAATGGCAGCGATGATGTTCAAGCGAGCAATGAGGCCACCAcatga
- the LOC127565136 gene encoding LOW QUALITY PROTEIN: ARL14 effector protein (The sequence of the model RefSeq protein was modified relative to this genomic sequence to represent the inferred CDS: deleted 1 base in 1 codon), whose amino-acid sequence MSARSLRQRPQRKVGEAADDNTGGEADKTKRRGKKKGCYYGNKNTIYDEYGNIRASGLDVCDCMNELCDGCWMECGNCGSTRCGPQCRVNRKFFYESFDHDGKALTIVNKHMTGKV is encoded by the exons atgagTGCACGCAGCTTGCGACAGCGGCCACAGCGCAAAGTTGGAGAGGCAGCAGACGATAACACTGGTGGGGAAGCGGATAAAACGAAGCGGCGAGGCAAAAAGAAAGGCTGCTACTACGGCAACAAAAACACCATCTATGATGAATATGGTAATATCAGAGCGTCTGGTTTGGATGTCTGCGATTGCATGAACGAGCTATGCGATGGCTGCTGGATGGAATGTGGTAATTGTGGCTCCACGCGTTGTGGTCCACAATGTCGTGTG AATCGTAAATTCTTCTATGAAAGCTTTGACCATGACGGCAAGGCTCTAACTATTGTAAACAAACATATGACTGGCAAAGTGTGA
- the LOC127565131 gene encoding ER membrane protein complex subunit 3 — translation MTELLIDPDIRVWVFLPIVLITFLVGIVRHYVSILISTQKKAEMTQIMDSQAMIRARLLRENGKYLSAQSFSMRKNFFNNEETGYFKTQKRAPVAQNSSAMLTDMVKGNFINVLPMVVIGGWINWMFSGFVTTKVPFPLTLRFKPMLQRGVELASLDAAWVSSASWYFLNVFGLRSIYTLVLGENNHADQTQAQADAMTGAAMTMPQDPKAAFKAEWEALEITEYNNALKNIDADMLSMANEAIAS, via the exons ATGACGGAACTGCTTATTGATCCCGATATCCGCGTTTGGGTCTTTCTGCCCATCGTACTCATCACATTTCTAGTCGGCATTGTGCGCCATTATGTCTCCATTCTGATATCCACACAGAAGAAGGCCGAAATGACCCAAATCATGGACAG TCAAGCGATGATACGCGCCCGTTTGCTGCGCgaaaatggcaaatatttgagcGCCCAATCCTTCTCCATGCGCAAGAACTTCTTCAATAATGAGGAGACGGGCTACTTCAAGACCCAGAAACGTGCTCCAGTTGCACAAAACTCATCGGCCATGTTGACGGACATGGTCAAGGGTAATTTCATCAATGTGCTGCCCATGGTTGTGATTGGTGGCTGGATCAATTGGATGTTCTCCGGTTTCGTGACCACCAAAGTGCCATTCCCCTTGACGTTGCGCTTCAAGCCGATGTTACAGCGTGGCGTTGAACTTGCCTCATTGGATGCCGCCTGGGTATCGTCGGCATCTTGGTATTTCCTTAATGTCTTTGGCTTGCGCTCCATTTATACACTGGTGCTGGGCGAGAATAATCATGCGGATCAGACACAAGCCCAAGCGGATGCTATGACTGGAGCAGCGATGACCATGCCACAGGATCCGAAGGCGGCATTTAAGGCCGAGTGGGAGGCACTGGAGATCACCGAGTACAACAATGCGTTAAAGAATATCGATGCAGATATGTTGAGCATGGCGAATGAAGCCATCGCATCCTAG